Genomic segment of Bacteroidota bacterium:
TAACATTTAGTAGATAATATTAAATAATGGCATCAATTTGCTTGAAATGATCAAAAGATTTCTTTTGCCACTGCAAATGAATATTTGAATAATCTGCGCACTTTTGTTTAACTTCTAAATTGGATAGATATTTTTTGTGAATTTCATAAATAATATCAGTATCATCAATGGATAAATCAATAATTTCTCCTAATCCATTATTTTTTATCATTGGGACTATTGTTTCAATAAACTCGGTTGTAAGCACTGGAATCCCATTGGCCAGATATTCGGCAAATTTGGTTGGGAAAGAATTTCGATTAAGTGGTAAATCCGCTCTGAATAAAAACGCTAAATCAGCTATCATTTGAATACTACACAATTCTTTTTGGGTCATAGAGCTCACAGAATAAGAACCTTCAGAGACATTATATTTTTTAAAGTATTTAATAAAATCATTATGATCACTTTCTGTGAGTACGATAAAAAATGAATCCTTAAAAACCTTGTTAAACTTTGAGAAAAAAAGCACTGTTTCTTCTACCATCTGATAGTGATAGGAAGATCCTGTATAGACAAACACAAATTTATTACTGAGATTCAACATTGCTCTTTTTGCCAACATTTCTTTTTCAGAATAGTAAAAAATATTCTTATCAAAATAATTATACTTTGGAATAATTGTGCTATTATTTTGGTCTTTTTTATAGGTATCTGAAACTACATAGGTAAATTCAATTTTACGTTCAGAATAAGCCAGAATTTTTTTCAACCATCCCAATTTCCTCTTTGATGCTCCTAATTTCTCTAATTCATCAATGTAATCTCCCCTTTTATCATATACTATCTTATAAGATGAAAACAGCTTTGCTAAAGAGGCTATGAAAAGAGGTGTGTCGCCATAAACATAAACTATATCGGGCCTATATTTATTGATGGAATATAAAAATCGAATGATATTAATAAACATTTCAAGAGCCTGATAGATATTTTTTTTGCGTGGGAAAATCCTCTTAAATGATAAAAAATAAACCCCATTCAAATGTTCATTTTGAGGGATATACTTTCGGTTTGTTTCAATGCTATTTTTAAAATTATTAAAGGAAACGATATTGACCTTATAATTATTATTATCAAGATGCGGCATTAAAAACTTAACGATATTTGAAAAATTCGTTTGGTCACCATTTTCTCTAAAGACAGCTCTGTATTTATAGAAAGAAATTGTTTTACGTTTGTTAGCTGAAATTGATTGTTGCTTTTCCATTTTTTCTTCTAATTCCATCCCATATACCCCAATAATAAAATTTAATTAACTTGAAATCTGCTATTCTTAGAGCCCATTTAATTTTTATTGGAAGAAAAATAATTTCCTTGAAAACATATACAAGAATATTCACATATTGCTTATGTCTATGGAAAAATAGTGCTTTATTTCTTTTTATATAATAATATTTAAAATAATATCCTTCTTTGTTATTTTTTGACCAAACATGATAATGCCACGCTTTAGCATTTTGGGTCACCAACATTTTATATTTTGTCAAACTAAATTTATAAGCAAATTCAAGTTCATCACCATACATGAAGTTCTCTTCTTCAAAAAGTCCGATCTTATTGTAAACTTTAGTTTTCAGAAACAGTGCACCTCCATGCATAAAATTCACTTCTTGTTTTTCTGGCAAACCTAAATCCTCAAAAATTTGATTCGTGCAAGTATTAATCACTTTTCCTGAGCGAAATGAGATGTTTATATCAAATGACTGAATTACA
This window contains:
- a CDS encoding glycosyltransferase family 2 protein yields the protein MKKVTILLVLYNEEKHIKPLADSLLAQSFQNVSYYALDNNSSDRSASILKKYLPNVILFRSEENWGFAKGNNYLAQKAVDDGCDYFFVLNTDMVLDTLCIEELVKLAESNTDIGAISPLVFFGHASKKNQSVIQSFDINISFRSGKVINTCTNQIFEDLGLPEKQEVNFMHGGALFLKTKVYNKIGLFEEENFMYGDELEFAYKFSLTKYKMLVTQNAKAWHYHVWSKNNKEGYYFKYYYIKRNKALFFHRHKQYVNILVYVFKEIIFLPIKIKWALRIADFKLIKFYYWGIWDGIRRKNGKATINFS